The genomic DNA TATTTGGGGCGCGTTAGTTATCTTTGTTGGCGACATGATATTGCAACGTCAACGACGTAACGCCTTAGCCAAAGCGTCAGCTTGATAATTCAACATTGGTTAGTTTAAGCCACTAAAATCATTGATAATTGACTCACAAAAATGCCAGATTACTTTGTTCAGTAATCCGGCATTTTTTATGTGTTAACTGTCTTGTTACTTCTACAAATCTAACGCAAGAATTTTTGAGCGACGTTGATAGTTATACAGCTGCTTTTTCATATTCGGGAGCACATCGACATCGACAATATTAAAGCCATGCTCTAAAAACCAATGAATACTCCGAGTTGTCAGTGCAAATAAACGCGAATAACCACGAACACGGGCCTGACCAATAATATTATTTAGCAGTAAACTACCTCGGTCAGCATCACGATAATCGGGGTGCACCACCAGACACGCAAACTCACCCGCATTGTCTTCTTCAAATGGATACAATGCTGCACAGCCAATAACCAAATTGTCACGTTCAACCAACATAAACTGCTCGATTTCCATTTCAAGTTGCTCACGAGAGCGGCGCACCAAAATACCTTGCTCTTCCAAAGGCCGAATAAGATTTAAAATACCGCCGATATCGCTAATGGTTGCCCGGCGTAAACGTTCGGCGCTTTGGGTCACAATTTGAGTACCAATACCTTCGCGTGAAAATAATTCTTGTAATAATGCGCCATCTTCTAAATAGCTCACCAAATGACAACGTGGCACGCCTCGGCGACACGCTTCAACGCTGGCTTTTAAGAAAGCCATCGTCCCCACAGAAGCATGCGTATCTGTAGACATCGTCTTAAGCATTTCTTCAACTTCGTCTGGCATCAGTTCAGCAATCACGTCGCCATTTTCATCCAAAATACCGTGACTATTACTAAAACCAATAATCTTATCAGCCTTTAGCTTTATCGCGACTTGGGTCGCGACTTCTTCTGCCGTAAGGTTAAAACTTTCACCGGTAACTGAAGCCGCAATCGGTCCCATCAAGACTATGCCATTATTGTCTAATTGACGACGAAGACCCAACGCATCAATACGGCGAACCTTACCACTCAAACAGAAATCAACACCGTCTTCGATGCCTAACGGTTGCGCAATCACAAAATTGCCACTAACAAGGTTAATTTGGGCATTTTGCATTGGCGTGTTGCCTAAACACATCGACAACCTTGCGGTGATATCAAATTGAGTCGCTCCCGCAACCTGTTTGATAATTTTAAGGGTTTCATCATCAGTAATGCGTATACCGTTATGATAGGCGGGTTCAATTCCAGCAGCCTTCAACCCCTCATCAATCTGTGGCCTGGCCCCGTAAACTAATACCACCTCTATTCCAAGTGAGTGCAACATAGCCACATCATTTAAAATACCGCGAAACTGCGGATGTGCTAAAGCCTCGCCACCGAGCATGACGACAAAAGTTTTACCTCTATGTGCATTAACATAAGGAGCAGAATGACGAAATCCATCAACCAGTTCAGTGGTTCTCACAGGCAAATTCACCTCAGGATAAGTTTGATATTCATTAATAGTTATGACAAAGAACATCACATGATTTTTTATTACGTTAAAAGGAATGGTATTGCATTTTAATTCACTTTTAAAGCATTTTATTTCACTTTTAATAAAATATAGTGTGTCACTTTAGTGTGAAAAAATCATGACAGCCAAAAAGTTAACTCATTTTAGCCGCTAATAGCCCTTTACGCATTTTTTATATCGATTGGGTTACATTTTTACATCAAAATATTAACGAAATAGCAGGTTACCAATGTTGAGGACCCAATCAAAATAGAATGATTTTATGATGAGCACATTAGATCAACGCTGTAAATTAGCACAACTTGGGATAATAAACGCTTATCAAACATTTTTGTGGCCAGTCTAAGGTGTTATTCAGTATAGACTATTTTTAAACGGCCATAAAAAAAGCCCCTATTAAGGGGCTTTTTTAAGAATCAAAAATCAATTACTTGATTTTAGCTTCTTTGTACATAACGTGCTGACGAATGACTGGATCAAATTTCTTGATTTCCATTTTTTCAGGCATGTTACGCTTGTTCTTTTCAGTAGTGTAGAAGTGACCAGTTTTAGCACTAGATACTAATTTGATCTTCTCACGATTACCTTTAGATTTAGCCATTTTCTATTATACCTTCTCGCCACTGGCACGAAGTTCAGCAACAACTACTTCAATACCTTTTTTGTCGATAATACGAATACCTTTAGTAGATACACGTAATTGCACGAAACGCTTTTCTTCTTCTAACCAAAAACGATGGTTTTGTAGGTTAGG from Shewanella psychromarinicola includes the following:
- the argA gene encoding amino-acid N-acetyltransferase, which produces MRTTELVDGFRHSAPYVNAHRGKTFVVMLGGEALAHPQFRGILNDVAMLHSLGIEVVLVYGARPQIDEGLKAAGIEPAYHNGIRITDDETLKIIKQVAGATQFDITARLSMCLGNTPMQNAQINLVSGNFVIAQPLGIEDGVDFCLSGKVRRIDALGLRRQLDNNGIVLMGPIAASVTGESFNLTAEEVATQVAIKLKADKIIGFSNSHGILDENGDVIAELMPDEVEEMLKTMSTDTHASVGTMAFLKASVEACRRGVPRCHLVSYLEDGALLQELFSREGIGTQIVTQSAERLRRATISDIGGILNLIRPLEEQGILVRRSREQLEMEIEQFMLVERDNLVIGCAALYPFEEDNAGEFACLVVHPDYRDADRGSLLLNNIIGQARVRGYSRLFALTTRSIHWFLEHGFNIVDVDVLPNMKKQLYNYQRRSKILALDL
- the rpmG gene encoding 50S ribosomal protein L33 is translated as MAKSKGNREKIKLVSSAKTGHFYTTEKNKRNMPEKMEIKKFDPVIRQHVMYKEAKIK
- the rpmB gene encoding 50S ribosomal protein L28; translated protein: MSRVCQVTGKKPMVGNNRSHAKNSTRRRFLPNLQNHRFWLEEEKRFVQLRVSTKGIRIIDKKGIEVVVAELRASGEKV